CAAAGTCCATCGTCGAGCTGATGGCACTGCAGGACAAAGAAGGGCAGGCGATCACGGTGCCAACAATCAGAGCGAACTCGGACATCCGTAGCTTCATAGAGAGCAGCATGCAGCGTCCATCGGTGCCGCCCACGACGGAGCCTCTGAGCAGACACAATGGCCACCACTTTGAGAGTTTGGTCAACAACATGGCCTTCATGCTGCCTCTGCAGTTGCTCAACTCCGTCCCTGCACCACTGCTCAGGTCCAGGTCGGATTCCTGTCAGCAGGAGGTCGTGGCACGGCCAGAAATTCTGGATTCGAACCCTGATCCCTCCACCAACTTTAACTCTGATGCTGAAAGAGAAGATGTTCCCATGGAGAGAGCAAGCACTAACTTAGAGTCAGATGATTTCACACTGAGCGATAACTATTCTTCACCCTCGACACCTTGCACGCCCTCCATCAGCTCCGATATCGCCCAAGCGTCGCCCGAGTCGAAAATCCGTCCCGGCGTCGGGATGAAGAAAGGCCGTGTTTTCTGCAGCGCTTGTGAAAAGACCTTTTATGACAAAGGAACACTGAAGATTCACTACAACGCCGTTCATCTCAAGATCAAGCACAAGTGCACTATCGAGGGCTGCAACATGGTCTTCAGCTCGTTGCGAAGCCGCAACCGTCACAGTGCCAACCCAAACCCGCGCCTGCACATGCCCATGAATCGAAACAATCGGGACCGGGATGTGAGAGACGGACTAACAGCAGGGGAGGAGGCAGAAAAGCGGGACCTCAGCAGGCCTGTCTCCAGTTACATGGGAAACTCGGAGCTCAAACTGCACAGCTCCTTTCCGAGCATCAGCCACAGCGGCATCGTCTTCCCTAACCTGAAGACTGTACAACCAGTGCTACCTTTCTACCGCAGCCTGGTGACACCTGCTGAGCTCGCCAACACACCCGGAAATCTTCCCTCCCTGCCGCTAGTGTCCTCTTCATCTGTGCCTGTAAGTATCGGAGACATGGAGAGCAACAATGAGCCTGTGCCCAAGAAGAAATCCCGCAAATCCAGCATGCCTATAAAGATAGAGAAGGATGAGCTGGAAGAGCATAGCAGCTctaatgatgatgacgatggtCCTCCAGCCAGTATGGACTCTGTACTGGACTGTGTAATAAAGACAGAATGTGATGAGCATGGTGTTGTTCATCCCACAATCCAGCCCTCCCTCCTCACCCATTCTTCCCATACAGAAGAACCCCAAACGGAGGACAAACACCAAGCCCATGGGTGCAGTCTCACACAATCCCCGTCTTCCGTCAGCAACGTACAAAGAGACTTACTTGATTTTGGTGATCAAACCTGCAGCAAACACATCGATCCCAGAAGCACTGATGAAGTGGCACTAAGCAGCGCCCCCTGTGGGTCTGAGGGCCGCACGGATCGTGATGGTGACCTTCAGATCGTGTGTGCAGGTGATGAAGATGAGCTTCTCCATAACTGCCAGAGTTGCAATAAGAGCTTTAAAAACTCCTACAGTGCCAAAATGCATTACCGCAGTGTCCACCTGAAGGAAATGCACATGTGCACCGTAGCAGGCTGCAACGCCGCCTTCCCGTCGCGCAGGAGCAGAGACAGGTGAGTGCTAGCAAAgcaaatacaacacaaacaacagagGAGCCACTGAATTATCAGAGATTCTGAATTCTTAATAGTTCCTTAATAGTTCTGCAGAATTGTGGAAAATTCCATGACAGCTAGACCTCTGTTTGTGAAGGTAATAGATGATGTCAGGAGGGTCACATGACCACTGTAGGGACATTAACGGTGTTCGTTAAAGGACCACATCAACGGCCCATTATGTAccttgaatttattttaaagtgtctTTACACTCACATGTAAATACTTCACTTAGCTAAACTAACCTTGAATGGGggtcacggtgtcttagtggttagcacgttcgcctcacacctccagggtcgggggttcgattcccacctccaccttgtgtgtgtggagtttgcatgttctccccgtgcctcgggggtttcctccgggtactccggtttcctcccccggtccaaagacatgcatggtaggttgattggcgtctctgggaaattgtccatagtgtgtgagtgtgtgtgtgtgtgaatgagagtgtgtgtgccctgtgatgggttggcactccgtccagggtgtatcctgcctcgatgcccgatgacgcctcagataggcacaggctccccgtgacccgagaagttcggataagcggtagaagatgaatgaatgaatgaatgaatgaatgcgtGAATGTGTAACCTTGAACAACTTCAGACCAAACAGACAGTTATTATTGTGTCGTTTTTGTTCTGTTCCTCTTTAGACACAGCGCTAACTTGAATTTACACCACAAGCTGTTGACCAAAGATCACTACATCTTCACTCCATCCTGCAGAGACGTCACCACCGATTCTCACCCCGAATTCCCTCCTAAAGATACTTTGAGCCATACATCTGTTATCTTCAAGGGCACAAACCGCATGGGCCTCGTGTTTCCCATGAGCAAATCCTCTGAGAGCGTAGAGGATCCGATGGAGGACGAGGCTGTGTTGGACCTAAGCACCAGAGGAAGTGGTCACTCTTCTTCGTGGGACTCAGATGTGGGCAGCGAGGAGGAGCTCCCGTTGGAGGACAGCGATGAGAACGAGAGTTTTGATGGGCTGAATTCCAGTGTGGTGAGTCTCGGGCAGCAGGTCAACAGCTCGTCTTCACCCATCACCTGCCACGTCTGCCAGAAGGTCTACAGCAACAAAGGCACGTTTAGAGCACACTACAAAACCGTACACCTTCGGCTACTGCACAAGTGCAAGGTCCCGGGATGTGACACTACCTTCTCCTCCGTCAGGAGCCGCAATCGACACAGTCAGAACCCGAATTTACATCGGAACCTTCCGGCAAACAGCGCCGCCGTCGGtcaggagcagtgatacacacGGATGGTGAAATAATAGTGAGCACTTGTGCGTAAGTGTTAAAGCACAGGCCTTCACACCGACGAACTGGTTTACCTTCCGTTTAAGTTCGagtgaattaaatatatatataatgtgaatATGTTCTGTATCACGGAACAAACGTTACGACGGAATTATTAACACTGGGCAACTTTATGGAGATATTTACTGCGGTTCGAGCCTTTAGACACGACACTACGGGGAGACGGACGGCAGGTCCCACATACACTAAGTCTCATGTTAGCACCACATCTCAGAGGCTCAGGCTGGCTGCAATGTTTCACTTGCTCTTATCTTATTTATTCTCTTACAGTTTTATTTCATACAAAAAATGACTTCCAGCTCAAACGAACAGACTTTACAGATATTtgtcgtgttttttttattaaatcaacCTTTTTAATCtgacattatatttaatttgacgGAAGCTCGACGCATCAGTAAATTGGTGATCGATCTCGTAGCTAGAAATGAGAACAGAAGCACATCCTGTTAAACACGACCGAGACGTGGGTGTCAGGTTTATTCCTCTCTTTACAATCACAGTGCCATGACAATCACTTTGTATTGGGACAGAACGAGGTTAGTAATGTTTCTCTGGCGAGCAACAGACCTAGCAGTAAGGCTAACACGTTGTAGCCGCGCAGCTATCAGGAAGGCTAACAGAAGTAAAGAAGCtaccaaagtaaaaaaaaaaggtgctaaCAGTAAGGCTAGAGATGCAGTCACCACTACAGCGAGTAATAACTGAGTATAGTTCACATGACTGTGTCGAGATGCTAGTGAGATTCTCTGATTAAAGATCCACTGACTTTTTCTGCTCCGCTGTTACAGAATTATCTactgtaaattaaaataaactaaaatgatctcggtggcttagcggttagcacgttctcctcacacctccagggtcgggggttcgattcccacctccaccttgtgtgtgtggagtttgcatgttctccccgtgcctcgggggtttcctccgggtactccggtttcctcccccggtccaaagacatgcatggtaggttgattggcatctctgggaaattgtccgtagtgtgtgagtgtgtgtgtgaatgagagtgtgtgtgtgtgtgtgtgaatgagagtgtgtgtgtgccctgtgatgggttggcactccgtccagggtgtatcctgcctcgatgcccgatgacgcctgaggcctgaggcacaggctccccgtgacccgagacgttcggataagcggtagaagatgaatggatgaataaaatGATCTAAATGACTGTAACTTGTCATGTAACACTTTAGTCATGTGAGAGTTTTTAAACCTGCcagatttttcatttctttccataaaaacatttacggtatttagcagacgcctttatATAGAGCGAcgtacattttatacaactgagcaattgtgggttaagggcctttctcaggggcccagcagtggcagcttggtggacctgggacctGAGGGAACCTTCTACCAACAACACCTTCACCACcagaccaccaccaccacaaccttTTAAAACAAAGCCCCAACTTTAGAGAGAGTTCTCAGCATGCTGCACTTGAGAAGAAtg
The DNA window shown above is from Tachysurus fulvidraco isolate hzauxx_2018 chromosome 13, HZAU_PFXX_2.0, whole genome shotgun sequence and carries:
- the bnc1 gene encoding zinc finger protein basonuclin-1, with the translated sequence MSQSICCTLVNCTCDNFRPGKLKRRQCESCRHGWVAHALSKLKMQHTYDGGQVEIVHSNVVFDICSLMLYGTQAVPVRLKILLDRLFSVLKQDEVIKILNALDWTLQDYIRGYVLQDVAGKVLDRWAIMSFEEEIATLQQFLRFGETKSIVELMALQDKEGQAITVPTIRANSDIRSFIESSMQRPSVPPTTEPLSRHNGHHFESLVNNMAFMLPLQLLNSVPAPLLRSRSDSCQQEVVARPEILDSNPDPSTNFNSDAEREDVPMERASTNLESDDFTLSDNYSSPSTPCTPSISSDIAQASPESKIRPGVGMKKGRVFCSACEKTFYDKGTLKIHYNAVHLKIKHKCTIEGCNMVFSSLRSRNRHSANPNPRLHMPMNRNNRDRDVRDGLTAGEEAEKRDLSRPVSSYMGNSELKLHSSFPSISHSGIVFPNLKTVQPVLPFYRSLVTPAELANTPGNLPSLPLVSSSSVPVSIGDMESNNEPVPKKKSRKSSMPIKIEKDELEEHSSSNDDDDGPPASMDSVLDCVIKTECDEHGVVHPTIQPSLLTHSSHTEEPQTEDKHQAHGCSLTQSPSSVSNVQRDLLDFGDQTCSKHIDPRSTDEVALSSAPCGSEGRTDRDGDLQIVCAGDEDELLHNCQSCNKSFKNSYSAKMHYRSVHLKEMHMCTVAGCNAAFPSRRSRDRHSANLNLHHKLLTKDHYIFTPSCRDVTTDSHPEFPPKDTLSHTSVIFKGTNRMGLVFPMSKSSESVEDPMEDEAVLDLSTRGSGHSSSWDSDVGSEEELPLEDSDENESFDGLNSSVVSLGQQVNSSSSPITCHVCQKVYSNKGTFRAHYKTVHLRLLHKCKVPGCDTTFSSVRSRNRHSQNPNLHRNLPANSAAVGQEQ